The following are encoded in a window of Solidesulfovibrio magneticus RS-1 genomic DNA:
- a CDS encoding OmpH family outer membrane protein produces the protein MDATTQRKVFFILSFFVVVFLFPHRGESGATGQEAIDALDKALAATPRDNIHMAPQGGRFPEITAKKIVLVNRRVIFESSKVCRKSLAALEEWVKKKHPSNGAIEKRQKELREQMYSAMNKHIEAYAKQQNYEAVLDKAYCKSEAFGWPCIVEAQDESVFQQLNSLPDVSKEIIELMDNV, from the coding sequence ATGGATGCGACAACGCAACGTAAGGTTTTTTTTATCCTGTCATTTTTTGTTGTTGTCTTTTTATTTCCTCATAGAGGCGAGTCTGGCGCTACCGGTCAGGAGGCCATCGATGCTCTTGACAAGGCCCTGGCGGCAACGCCCCGGGACAATATCCACATGGCACCACAGGGAGGCAGATTTCCGGAAATAACTGCGAAAAAAATTGTCTTGGTCAACCGCAGGGTTATTTTTGAGTCGTCGAAAGTTTGCCGAAAATCCTTGGCAGCTCTTGAGGAGTGGGTGAAGAAGAAACACCCTTCGAATGGTGCCATTGAAAAGAGACAAAAGGAATTGCGCGAGCAAATGTACTCTGCAATGAATAAGCACATTGAAGCATACGCAAAGCAACAAAACTATGAGGCAGTCCTGGACAAGGCTTATTGCAAATCCGAGGCATTTGGCTGGCCATGTATTGTGGAAGCACAGGACGAAAGTGTCTTTCAGCAATTGAATAGCCTTCCTGATGTTTCAAAAGAAATTATTGAGCTTATGGATAACGTGTAG